The following coding sequences lie in one Isoptericola variabilis 225 genomic window:
- a CDS encoding DUF6113 family protein, producing the protein MTPSGPPTHAAPSRGRAVVVHVLLAVGLGVVAGVLGTVTHRTTWLDLPVGIVLAFALTASTGVVCRAWSGLGALLGCGAGWLLAVQVLAVSGPGGDVLVPAQPIGLWWTYGGLVVLAVVAFLPRSWFSDRPVRRRVL; encoded by the coding sequence ATGACCCCGTCCGGACCGCCCACGCACGCCGCGCCGTCGCGCGGCCGCGCCGTCGTCGTCCACGTCCTCCTCGCCGTCGGGCTCGGCGTCGTCGCCGGCGTGCTCGGGACGGTGACGCACCGGACCACGTGGCTCGACCTGCCCGTGGGGATCGTGCTCGCGTTCGCGCTCACGGCGTCGACCGGCGTCGTGTGCCGGGCGTGGTCCGGGCTCGGTGCGCTGCTCGGCTGCGGCGCCGGGTGGCTGCTCGCGGTGCAGGTGCTCGCGGTCTCGGGGCCGGGCGGCGACGTGCTCGTCCCGGCCCAGCCGATCGGGTTGTGGTGGACCTACGGTGGCCTCGTCGTCCTGGCCGTCGTCGCGTTCCTGCCGCGCTCGTGGTTCTCGGACCGGCCCGTGCGTCGTCGGGTCCTGTGA